GATAAATTGctcattatatatatgaaaaaaaaatatatatatatatattgacgATTAGGAATGATAATTGGTTCATGTATgcaaatatttgatatatattttattttatcttgtggatatatacatataccgtggatatatacatataccgGATGAAAAGCCACACGGTATATGTTAAAGATTGACCAATCAAATATGTATCTCTCTTACTTGGAGATGAGGTTCAAGTTCGTTTTCATAACCACCCAATGAGTTATTTATCTTATGTtggttaattataaataagtacatttaaaataatatattttaattcaatacattaatattaatataaagtaaatgtactaataccggaacgacgaagggtatacgactgatttttatcgttttaaaaatattcaaatagattataaaccaaaataatttattacatcttatagaatagacatttgTCTATTTGAAAACAAtcaaattagtaaatttttcttaaatttgatataaaaaaaaaatttttttctgtgacgcccaaaagacccaataccggaacgctgaaatagccttaTTCCAATACCGGAtttcggttgtcctaataccggaacaataaataaaatgagttatTTTGCACTGAcgtgcactgaaaaaaataatcggtaacggttactgattttttttcggtagcaGTTACCGATTTCTAATCAGTAATCTTTACTGATTTTAATCGGTAACCGTAACCGAAAAATCGGTAATCTCTACCGATTTACATTTACCGAAAAAATGGTTTCTTGacctagaaaaaataaaaattaagtagcaATTACTTAGCAAGCATGTAATTTTacagaataaagaaaaaaaaactctgttATATCAAATACTTAGAGCTAATTATACATAACTTACTTTGCCCCGTATATTTTTGTAACCATTATTTTTGTCGGTTGCGACAgctgattatatttttgggaaaaaaaaaaaaaatgaagagttacaaatttaaattagtaattgttTGCTGGTTGGCTTAAAAAAAGGTTAtactataaaaatgattaagaaataaaaaataaaaattcaaaaattttttttatatcatttaaatcagagtttatctatatttaatgcatttttttataacaatcatacTTACTCTCCTAAATATTAAgtctccagtaataattaacattgaacttgatttagccagtcaataaaactcaccgttaatattaaataattaatatctattaataattaatctatcGATAACTTTAATATGACTGACTGTTTCGATACTGGACACGGATTTATTTTGGTGTACTAATAaatgaacagtaaaattaatataataatactattttcattttgttaaaatgttttcttgaattttatgtcatttaaGATGCATATCGACGTTCTAATGAGCAAAGTGtctaactgattatttttcgtagGTGATTCTGTGCAATTTTCTAATACTTATAGTCAGAGAAAAAATCACTTGAGTAACTTTGACAAAAatactatacatatactagatatggaattgatttttagatgaaaaaaaattgtaaacttcctttttttcgcataaatggaggattttctgaaatggagttagaccatttgctaattagaacgtcgatgtacgaaaaaaaaattactgaaaagtaattttacatattttctataagcttaagaccattgactgatttcttagcaaaaccataaagagacatgaaaaagttatggatccgagactattgctataattaacattttttttttcatatttcggatgcattctaaaatttattttttatcctatCTTGTAACtataagattaaaattttaaataaagaaagttttatttaatttcatcgcgtatgagttaaaatataacataatGATTAacaaatcgttccggtattgggtcttgttccggtattgggcatttaccttattaaaaaataattttattttaaattcttttatatataaaaataaaaaataacatatataagtaataataataataataataatgtatatagtttattatttgtttagagCATTTGGTGCAAAGTGTGCAAAGTGCGGGCGGAGTGTAAGCGCCGGTGACTGGGTGAGAAGAGCAAGAGAAAGAGTTTACCACTTGGCTTGTTTTGCGTGCGACGCTTGTTCACGACAACTCTCTACTGGCGAACAATTCGCCTTGTTGGATGCACGATTGCTATGCAAGGCTCACTATCTCGATGTCGTCGAGGGCAACAACACCTCGTCTGATGGTAAAATCTCCCACGTTATAtacattacaatttttattatttatatttatgcaattattcaatttttttaattaattgggcaatatttttttatttatacattgctagtgtcaaaaaaattttttaaattttaaataaagaaaatttatttttttaccacgTTTTTATTAACTCGCTTTTATGTATGTCTGTTCGGGTggaattttgtaattgattttaaagtgACTTCTCGATGAGCTAGAAACTTAAAATTTGGAacaaaactcaaaattatatgacagtgcaagaaaatgaaaaaaaatttttttttaaatgagaagGAGAAGCACTAGagaaggaagaaaaaaattaaaaaaacaaaaacaaatgaaaaaaaaatcaaacaaataattcatattcGTTTGTTTGGCTGTTCAGTAcgaatttcttataattaatttaaaactaatttctgGATGAGTTATATTATTGAGTACAGCTCAAAACTGGATGACAGATAAACAAACACCGTGTAATGAAAATACAATGAAGGAGATAGAAAGAATGTGACGACTAGGACCTCCAGCACCATGAATAGAGTCatatgttcaaaatttttaactaaaaagaaTCTGGCtttgatttgttttaatattttgaagtataaatcctataaaaaatgagtttgatgTATTGGTAGGTAGAAATAacgattttttacttcagaTTTGATAAAGTGAAAAGAAACTGAAATAAAGCTGACATTCATTGCATGTCTCCGTCATTAGCTTATCTAGGTCTTtaaatcgatttcaaaatttcactcaCACATTACTAAAaagcagaaaataattatcgaaataaaaaataaaattttaatataccacgtttttaaaacgaactaaaaagtataaaataatatttctcaatCTTATGAAGATTTAAAACCACATACAAATTCCGAACTTCTTACAGATagtcctgaaaatttataattgtaaatttttaatagttatgaaaatacttgtaagatttaaaacaaaaaacgtGGGACGCATGCAATATATAACTATAAGAAGTGTAGAGACGAGCTGTCAATGAAAAAACTTGTAGATGAATCCATATTATTTGCAATGCATTAAAATTGTTAGTTGAACTATTAATGCATCAATTATCTGTTGCATGCGCCCCacgtttttcgttttaaatcttacaagtattttcataactattaaaaatttacaattataaattttcaggactATCTGTAAGAAGTTCGGAATTTTTATGTGGTTTTAAATCTTCATGAGattgagaaatattattttatactttttagttcgttttaaaaacgtgatatattaaaattttttttatttcgataattttactcaaaattttgatttttttttttacgacggACTTTTGAATAACGTACTATTACtaacaaaatttgaatgacAACCTTTAGTTaaaatgagtaaaataaaaaaaaatttttatagaaggTGGTGATTCCGAAAGTGGACATAAAGGTGGCAATAAAGCTAAACGAGTAAGAACGACATTTACCGAAGAACAATTATCTGTTCTCCAAGCAAATTTTCAGTTAGACAGTAACCCCGATGGCCAAGATCTTGAAAGGATAGCACACGTAACTGGACTCAGTAAAAGGGTCACTCAAGTTTGGTTTCAAAATTCGCGAGCgcgacaaaaaaaacatttacacACGGGGAAAATGAAAGGACAACATTGTTCgtaacataattttattttctttgtgtaaaaaaaatttagctgataaatttatgattacaaataaatttatttaatagctCATCAGTCTCCGCCAAATTCCTCAGCTACAACTGGTGATTTTGGTAGACATATCAATCTACATTTGACTTACTCATTCCAACATCAGCAGCAACATCAACACAGCCAAGGACATCCCAACCAACTGAGTCCTGCAGCATGCAAAAGCCCAACGCCTTCAATGTATCATAATCATGGTAAGTACCAACAAtgtattatttctttaatttttttttatttattaataaatttaaattatttgatattattaatttgtcaaTAAGCCATTGACGATTACAGTATTTTCAGGCTCGGAACAGTCGATGGATGAACTTTCACAAGACTCTATGATGCTTACAATGTCCaatgaagtataaaaaatgaatcactCCCAtatcaattgattattaaaaaaaaaggaataattttttctttctttttataaaatattatcacttttgtaaatatattaattaattattattaacgaagtattaaattgtaaattttttatttttaaattatcgtgaaaattaaaaaaaaaaagttgatgcttattttaatttttacactgtctcaaatttttaaaaaacattccgacatgttattttatttaaaagagaaatcttaacgattcatttttttagtaaatctataaattaatagacGAAGTAAAAATCGCTTTAaaaactttgtttttaaataaatgctaAGTAGaaatcaatataataaataactgcacaattaatagataaatataaatactcaataaattttaaatctttataaaaaaaaaaaaaaaaaaattattcgagtATTAagactataatataaaatgtaaatattgtaTAAACTTACTATtgtaatctataaatatattgcacgcaaataattatttattattttatttaagagtTAAGTTCTCATCCATGATGTTAAATATAATAGCATAAGTATCAGGAACTTGGACAGGAAAAAATTCTGTTTTGcgattattgtaattttttaaataaaataaaaatttgttaattaaattgttttggTGGAATAGATATTTACTGTTTCTCAGTATAATGGTTGTCAGGTGTCtgactttatttatatcttttaaaacGATGAAATCTTTCGGAGTTAACTTTGACACACAACAGTGTTAACCTTAAGGGGGATAGCCACtgtggaatttgaaaaaaacaattttttttttttattaattcaaaatttatatactcaaaaatatatatctagaGTATTATATGAAAGTTCCAAATATTTTGCGAGTTAGTCATTTTTGTGACAGCGCGTCAACTGACCGTTGCATTAACTAAAAACTCTAAATGTGTTTTTTtcgaaactactttttttgaactggTCTCATCTGTAATTTGCATAAATATGGACCGATTCGCAACTTTTTTTCCCGTATTCGTCTATTCAATAGCTAAAGTTGCacgtaagaaatttaaaaaattttgatttttcagattttttaaggCTGTTTgaatccaaaaaaataaaaataaaaaacgaaaaaatttttaatatgtcgccattttttttcaaatccaaattttcaaaatctccTAGGTGGAAAGATAACCACATGCATACAGGTTACAACGCGGTTtggatttttcatttcaaataatccGTTTTTGAGTTAGAAATGAGACCGTGGTgggggaaatttttttggtgctccaaaaaaatgcttataactttataacaacacaatattttttaataaaaatttaggagAATTATCTTCAATGTATactttataaaacaaataaccCAATCCCCGAATTTCTTTATTATCccagtcaaaaaaattcccgAAAATCATCTATTTTTGTTATCTTCACAGTGGCTATCCCCCCTAAATGtaagatttttaatattttttaagttatacttttgttaattttatcatattgtTGAATAATATTCTGTTTTCATTGGTACAGTTTGCCTGATGAAGTTGTGAAATACAACGAAACGTTGcaacatttaaaaatctagCACTGAATATTTTCCTGTCCAAGTTCCTGATActtatactattattttatttactccaCACGTTTAATTCAATAaggattataaatttataaataaataaataaacaaatatataacaataaaagatttttttattaataagtacgattaattattaaccgtattataaaataataattgaaacatttaattcacaataaaatataaaaataaaaaaaaataaaaaatttacaaataattaatattatatacagtaaatacttaagaataatataaatatacacaatGTTGCTTTATTCACGGTTATTAAtaatgcttttgaattttttaaaaatgcagtaatatatatgtatatatatatatatatatttatttctttatccCACAGCGTATTCTTAAGAGCTGtgtttgtatttaaaaaaagactaCCTGGTGAgtcctaaaaataattgtactcCAGAAAGTCCTTATTCTTAAAGAAGAAACGTAGAAAAAAGTGTCTCTCAGCGGgtagagaattttaaaagaaaagtaacATAGAGTGATATTTATACGCCTTTTGGATTTGGAATGAAATGAGAACGGGAATGGGATCGAGGAACCCGTAAATTATATATCCCTTTAGTGACAAAATTGGGGCTGCAAATGGGTAGGCGTTGTTGGGGTCAACGGCGTCAGTGGTGTCAAGGGTGTGAGGGGACTGTCAGGACTCTCGCTGCTTGTGCTACTACCCTGGTAGCCGGTGAAGTAAGTGCCCATGTTCACGCCCCCGGAATAGAGATCACTTGGATGGTGATGTAATACTGGTGAAGATTGATGcactgtaaattattttattttattacaaccTTCTGCTTGTATTCACTAGAAATTATGGTTACTGTAGATTATAGTTTGTTTTACGCGgggttgtttatttttataaatttttttgtttttattttatgtctgGTCTATggtttgaatattaattatcagggGGATAAAAATGTGATTGAATActtgaagtaaattttttttttaattaattagatattttttttaaaacatttcgGAGTTTGTAATGTACACGAAAAAAGAGCAGTGGGAAGACTACAGTTTTGAGTGCAAAAACAGGGCACTTAtgtaagaaaaattcaaatattataatttgcaCTGTACTAATTGATACTACTTCTTGTAACaaggtaattataattataaatactaaattttacagtttcttatgtatttttagttgaatgaaacttgaaaatgtcagtttcttattatttttcaactgttcttaattgataaatatatagttgatagaaaaaaatataatagttgCTACGCCTCagaaattatgtaatttttacagttttgaAGTAGGGAGACTTTgctgatatttttgaaacgtaAGAAATCGTAgatatacatttaatttttccactaTTCTTCTtccatacactgtaaaaagagcggtgttaaaaatagactcattttaactccgcccggtgtaaaaatgaaatcacACCGGTGTAGGAGGAGTAatttaccggtgttaaaaataccGATGTTAAAAATACCAGTGTGAAAACGGGGTAACCGGTGTAAAAGCAGGGTAAACTGGTCCGCTTGGAGAATGaactttaaagattataaaacacaaacaatgtcagttctttatgaaaatgaattaaaaatatcatttattaacaagtatagtgatcgagtaagtaaaaatattcacaaaataaaatattttaacaccagtaAAGAATATCTACACCGGCGGTggcgttattttaacaccggaaaattttttttaacaccggtacaaaatatttacaccggcggcgacgttatttttacaccgctttcggtgttgaaatttaataccgccgattttaacacctacaccgcttggacttaccccggtgattttttacagtgtataaatttaaatttcgattgctaaaaaattttaactaaaaagaaaagacaacgattttttttgataaatttaaattgactgcatttttaagttaaaggaaattatttttcatctgcgacatttaattataattattttataatatcaataatttacaaaaaaattgaattaaataatgaaaaattattaagtttcaaattattaatttaaggtaaaagcccTCATACCCGCTCACTTTCAATTGGAGTGAGATTAAAtcactaaatataaattaataaataaaatgaaaaatcatatttttttttaatagtttttttttgaagtttcgagtattagaataaaattttggtttgaagaataattttgataattaattattattagttttttaaataaggtccttgagtgcacccatagtcgctcactaaaaaTTGTCATGTCCCATTATTCAatcaacacatggccctatagtcgctcaaagacaatatcaattaaactatcataagtttattgatttgaaaaataacttataaattatactactttattctttcataatataaaatttcataaattttaaaaatgtatttaataagatatagttaAAACAATTCTTAAAAAGTTTGACGTACCCTAAATTTAATGTAACGAATGAAcgtttaagtaaaaaatgcccggctgagcgcgattttgaaaacagtcatttaatttaaatttataatctattataaaataatttgatacatgatattttaatatatttagattcacaaataattatttatcaataataatatttttagttgtaatttttttttataaaaattataaaaaaacgctTTAAACAGTTAAAGTGAACAACTAATGGTACTGAGCAGGTATAGGAGCTTACCATACAtcaaaactattttaaaagtttgctatttaataaaaaatgaaaattatttatttatttttactttgaaaattaaattaaaataaaatttgttaattttttaaattacgatgtCTCCAGCTACACAAAAAATTTCCGTAACCCTGAATTTCACTTTAAATCACTTCTATGTAGTCTACAAGTAAAGGACACAAACCCAAATTCAAGTAATGACTATCGGTCTAAAtcttttaaatcattaaaaactaCAAGGACCTATCCCTCTATttgtaaatgaaatttaaaaaaattaatcataaattgaatttgtttattaataaaaaaaacttactttGTGTTTTAACTTTTCCACTGTGTTTTTTTTGTCTGGCTCTTGAATTTTGAAACCAAACTTGGGTAACTCTTTTACTAAGACCAGTAACATGAGCAATTCTTTCAAGATCCTGGCCATCAGGATTACTATCTAGTTGAAAATTTGCTTGAAGAATAGACAACTGTTCTTCAGTAAAGGTCGTTCTCACTCGTTTTGTTTTACTACACTTGCCGCCATTTTCCGAATCACAGTCTTCTGAAGATGAAGTATTGTTTCCTTCAACTATATCCAAATAATGGGATTTGCAAAGTAATCGAGCATCCAGCAAAGCAAATTGTTCTCCAGTTGAAAGTTGTCTTGAACAAGCGTCGCACGCAAAACAAGCCAGATGATAAACTCGTTCTTTTGCTCGCCGTACCCAGTCTCCAGCTCCAACGCTTCGATCACATTTCCCGCATTTTATTCCAAATGTtctaaaacaaattattttactgtttaataacaattaaaaaaaaaaacaaatacaaattatcaattttttgtcatatattttgacaaaaatcTGTCACAATTTTAATCGAAgcaataatcaaatttacgAAGTATGAgattctcaaaaaaattatttttgctctataattttttttgctgatttCAATTAATGTGCATgcgtataataaattatcaatattttaaatattaaaatttatatcttccAACATTAATTCTGCaagttttgatttattattttgacttatatatttattcgaaAGTTAATTATACTATTTCATATGGATTTCTTAATTAGAATCGTTAATTaagtgaattaattattattttttaaattattttatatcaatattcATTTATGAATTTGAATCTGTCCAAGGACACTATTCCTAAATTATCTCGTAATCATTTCACTATTTCTTCAATACGAAGAttcgtaatttaattaattactattttgaattcatcaaaaaaatttattaatttattaattttgatttaatttaatattatataataagttgattatttaaaaaaaaaataaagtttaataaaaccGGGGTGAAATGAGTCAGAATAAATTACAATCAGAATCcaaaattcaatattataaaatttcgattacattttaaaaatactttaattggAAAACgtatatttaagataaaaaaaaaatctaactctagagaaattaaatttatttttactaaaataaaaccctaaataaatttagcaaTGACAGTTCGAAATTAACTCTTGGATTTTTTAAcagtgataataaaataaaatatattgatatatgtgcatataaatttttttattgatgtatGGAAAAATATGCAAAGTTAATCCacgagataaatttttttatgtaactaGAATGTTAAGTCATCCATAATATCTTTTGtctatttattatgataattattcgCGATCACGCCTAGACAAACCGTCGAAAAAATGgtcaaataaacaaatttgtcacacttttttttccactaaaaTCTAACTGACTTATGTAAAATTATGTTTCacttattaattcaaaaaatatttataagaattattGTAACTAGATTgaacccaaaaaaaattttaatatcattgacaaaattttttttacttaatttctgtagttaaaatttcttgaaataaataaaattatatatttgggTCTGAtgaaatatatagatataaaaatctaataagtttatatatatgaatatgcaTTTAAAAGTATCTGTAAAgatgaatatataaatgtatacgaAATATACgatgaagaaaaaagaaaaaaagaaataaaaaaatatgaaggcATGCTTATAATATTAgcaaaatatacatacatatatatatatatatatatatatatatatatatatatatatatatatatatatatatatatatatgtgtatgcatatatattggCACCGCCTAAGGGGTATCTATATAAATCTTCAAGGGATGTACGGCAGCTACCATATACCGCCCCGCcctaatttattcatttgttcTTCCATGGGTCGGTCCTATAAGTCACTCGGGGATTAAGTTAAGCAaccacatatatattaaacatataaatacaCATATCCTTATGTGTACATACATCCATATTCCACATATACATACTCAAGGAATTAtcttttcgatttttaaaacaactttTTATCAAGTCGATCCGACTTGTTCACttaactcttttttttaaacaattcaaaaattaaattttttttttataaatattaattacccGGGCCCCCCATTATGGGGGATTGGAAATCCCTAGTTTGaagggaattttttaatattatttcgataaataaatatataataacagttacatttattaatttaagactCGGCTCTCACGGGTAAAAGatacttatatatgtattataatatatatgtgaatatgtatatatgtaagaTCAAAAGGAGATCACAGCTGGCCGCACGACCCTTACGAGGCAAATTCTTCTCTTGCTCTTTATTTCTCCATGAAGACTTTTTTATCCTGACACTCCAAGTCTCGATTTAACTTCAAGCATAACATAACAGCCaacactcatatatatatatatatatatatatatatatatatatatataaaagagatagaaataaaaaaagaggtAAAAGAGGAGGAGAAGCTAGAATGACTTATCCATGACTCTTGTAATTCGGCACCCACATATGTAGAATAGAATGcaagaaaaaagtatagtcGTAAGAGTTTAGTTAAGGTTCCTACGACTTTAGAGAGATATAAAAGGATTAATATTATTCGGTGTGATGCTCCGgtataaatcattatttccATGCAATTATTGTTACATGGTATCTCATATTCGTTTCAGTTGTATTGACAGACAAGTCAGATTCAtgttttaactattttttaaatcagctTCTACATGTATCagatattctattttttttaaattgttctcATAAATCTTAACTACACGGAAgaaacagaatattaaaaattgataaataatagtaaaaagtagaatctgttatcaataattactactattatatatacttaatgtaaagtaatttactaatttttgtagatgcCGAAAAACTActaacaattatttcaaaaagtaagtaaatattattacttttaggtataatacgtgacttattattgaaagttaattaatttatgacataatctattaaa
Above is a window of Microplitis demolitor isolate Queensland-Clemson2020A chromosome 1, iyMicDemo2.1a, whole genome shotgun sequence DNA encoding:
- the LOC103568407 gene encoding LIM/homeobox protein Awh isoform X2, with product MKTEGEEVVGEGECEATRTTGTATGVTTTGMISDLSPGPGVMECGGCGERVRERTVLCVGGRTWHSRCLRCCACARPLHDQHSCFLRGMRLYCRHDYALAFGAKCAKCGRSVSAGDWVRRARERVYHLACFACDACSRQLSTGEQFALLDARLLCKAHYLDVVEGNNTSSDEGGDSESGHKGGNKAKRVRTTFTEEQLSVLQANFQLDSNPDGQDLERIAHVTGLSKRVTQVWFQNSRARQKKHLHTGKMKGQHSHQSPPNSSATTGDFGRHINLHLTYSFQHQQQHQHSQGHPNQLSPAACKSPTPSMYHNHAIDDYSIFRLGTVDG
- the LOC103568409 gene encoding LIM/homeobox protein Awh, which codes for MFDIKMKMEIQTDESSLDLISSPSSISSVKKELINNNNNNSLSSLNSNGESLDNESIDMNCGRCGESINERTVLCVGGRRWHSKCLRCYVCARSLNDQHSCFLRGMKLYCRHDYVLTFGIKCGKCDRSVGAGDWVRRAKERVYHLACFACDACSRQLSTGEQFALLDARLLCKSHYLDIVEGNNTSSSEDCDSENGGKCSKTKRVRTTFTEEQLSILQANFQLDSNPDGQDLERIAHVTGLSKRVTQVWFQNSRARQKKHSGKVKTQMHQSSPVLHHHPSDLYSGGVNMGTYFTGYQGSSTSSESPDSPLTPLTPLTPLTPTTPTHLQPQFCH
- the LOC103568407 gene encoding LIM/homeobox protein Awh isoform X1, encoding MKTEGEEVVGEGECEATRTTGTATGVTTTGMISDLSPGPGVMECGGCGERVRERTVLCVGGRTWHSRCLRCCACARPLHDQHSCFLRGMRLYCRHDYALAFGAKCAKCGRSVSAGDWVRRARERVYHLACFACDACSRQLSTGEQFALLDARLLCKAHYLDVVEGNNTSSDEGGDSESGHKGGNKAKRVRTTFTEEQLSVLQANFQLDSNPDGQDLERIAHVTGLSKRVTQVWFQNSRARQKKHLHTGKMKGQHSHQSPPNSSATTGDFGRHINLHLTYSFQHQQQHQHSQGHPNQLSPAACKSPTPSMYHNHVFSGSEQSMDELSQDSMMLTMSNEV